A single Triticum dicoccoides isolate Atlit2015 ecotype Zavitan chromosome 2A, WEW_v2.0, whole genome shotgun sequence DNA region contains:
- the LOC119352057 gene encoding pathogenesis-related protein 1-like, translated as MASTNSWTHEIESSVAAPRLFRAGVMDWHTLAPKLAPHIVASAHPVNGEGGIGSVRQFNFTSAMPFSVMKERLEFLDEEKCECKSTLIEGGGIGSAIETATSHIKVEPAANGRSVVKVDSTYKLLPGVEVNDEITKAKESVTAIFKAAEAYLIANPDAYN; from the exons ATGGCCTCCACCAACAGCTGGACCCACGAGATTGAGTCCTCAGTCGCGGCACCGCGCCTGTTCCGTGCCGGCGTCATGGACTGGCACACTCTGGCACCCAAGCTCGCGCCCCACATCGTCGCCAGCGCCCATCCCGTCAACGGCGAAGGCGGCATCGGCAGCGTCAGGCAGTTCAACTTTACCTCAG ccATGCCCTTTAGCGTCATGAAGGAGAGGCTAGAGTTCCTGGACGAGGAGAAGTGCGAATGCAAGTCAACCCTCATCGAGGGCGGCGGCATCGGCTCGGCCATCGAGACCGCAACGTCACACATCAAGGTGGAGCCGGCGGCCAACGGCAGGAGCGTCGTGAAAGTGGACTCGACGTACAAGCTGCTGCCAGGCGTGGAGGTGAATGACGAAATCACCAAGGCCAAGGAATCCGTCACCGCCATCTTCAAGGCCGCCGAGGCCTACCTCATCGCCAACCCCGACGCCTACAACTGA